From one Rhodovulum sp. ES.010 genomic stretch:
- a CDS encoding ABC transporter ATP-binding protein, with protein sequence MAGREVVLRLAGITKRFGKLTANDDIGFALHKGEVLALLGENGAGKTTLMNILFGHYTADTGTVEVFGQPLPPGAPGAALAAGVGMVHQHFTLAGNMTVLENILLGTRALLAPGLGRAAARARVEQLSRDFGLAVHPDAKVKTLSVGERQRVEILKALYRDARILILDEPTAVLTPQESDALFETLKKAVAQGLSIIFISHKLHEVTAVSDRVIVLRHGRVVGEVATDRTDRHRIAEMMVGKEVALPHPPLGTPGAALMELCDVSTPPEGNRTGLRRVTLTLKAGQITGLAGVSGNGQGALADLVSGLIAPESGELRVAGQTVAGWSPRAALAAGVGRIPEDRHATGSIADFTLTENAVLEGYARPPLSRAGWMDWRRARTHAADIIEKYDVRCPGPEARIRLLSGGNMQKLILGRALEAGPRIILANQPVRGLDIGALTYVQERLIAARDAGAAVLLISEDLDEIRALSDVIHVMSEGRLSPEFPRGSKTPAELGQWMAGQGFSDAA encoded by the coding sequence ATGGCGGGGCGCGAGGTCGTCCTGCGCCTTGCGGGGATCACCAAGAGGTTCGGGAAGCTCACCGCCAACGACGATATCGGCTTCGCCCTGCACAAGGGCGAAGTCCTTGCCCTGCTTGGGGAAAACGGCGCGGGCAAGACGACGCTGATGAACATCCTGTTCGGCCATTACACGGCCGATACGGGCACGGTCGAGGTGTTCGGCCAGCCCCTGCCGCCCGGGGCGCCCGGCGCGGCGCTGGCCGCGGGGGTGGGCATGGTGCACCAGCATTTCACGCTGGCGGGCAACATGACGGTGCTGGAGAACATCCTGCTGGGCACGCGGGCGCTGTTGGCCCCTGGCCTGGGGCGGGCGGCGGCGCGGGCGCGGGTGGAACAGCTGTCCCGCGATTTCGGGCTGGCGGTCCACCCCGATGCCAAGGTCAAGACGCTGTCGGTGGGCGAACGCCAGCGGGTCGAGATCCTCAAGGCGCTGTATCGCGACGCGCGCATCCTGATCCTGGACGAACCGACCGCGGTGCTGACGCCCCAGGAAAGCGATGCGCTGTTCGAAACGCTGAAAAAGGCGGTGGCGCAGGGGCTGTCGATCATCTTCATCTCGCACAAGCTGCACGAGGTGACGGCGGTCAGCGACCGGGTGATCGTGCTGCGCCACGGGCGCGTCGTGGGCGAGGTCGCGACGGACCGGACCGACCGCCACCGGATCGCCGAGATGATGGTCGGCAAGGAGGTCGCCCTGCCCCACCCGCCGCTGGGCACGCCCGGCGCGGCGCTGATGGAGCTGTGCGACGTCTCGACCCCGCCCGAGGGCAACCGGACGGGCCTGCGCCGCGTGACCCTGACGCTGAAGGCCGGACAGATCACCGGGCTGGCGGGGGTGTCGGGCAACGGGCAGGGGGCGCTGGCCGACCTGGTGTCGGGGCTGATCGCGCCGGAAAGCGGGGAATTGCGCGTGGCGGGGCAAACCGTCGCCGGATGGTCCCCCCGGGCGGCACTGGCCGCAGGCGTGGGCCGCATCCCCGAGGACCGGCACGCGACCGGATCGATCGCCGATTTCACGTTGACGGAGAACGCGGTGCTGGAAGGCTATGCCCGCCCCCCCCTCAGCCGCGCGGGCTGGATGGACTGGCGCCGCGCGCGCACCCATGCCGCGGACATCATTGAAAAATACGACGTGCGCTGCCCAGGGCCCGAGGCGCGCATTCGCCTGCTGTCGGGGGGCAACATGCAGAAGCTGATCCTGGGCCGCGCGCTCGAGGCGGGGCCGCGCATCATCCTGGCCAACCAGCCGGTGCGGGGTCTCGATATCGGCGCACTGACCTATGTGCAGGAACGCCTGATCGCGGCGCGGGACGCGGGCGCGGCGGTGTTGCTGATCTCCGAGGACCTGGACGAGATCCGCGCGCTGTCGGACGTGATCCACGTGATGAGCGAGGGCCGCCTGTCGCCGGAATTCCCGCGGGGGTCGAAAACGCCCGCGGAACTGGGGCAGTGGATGGCCGGACAGGGGTTTTCCGATGCGGCTTGA
- a CDS encoding BMP family protein — translation MAARKTDTLDIARRRLLLGSAGAAAAAGLGLGPRGLWAQEQISVAGIYTVPVEQQWVSRIHIAAEAAREAGQITYTFSENTSNTDYPRVMREYAESGVKLIIGEIFGVEQEAREVVLDYPETAFLLGSSFMPDPAYPNLAVFDNYIQDASYLSGIIAGAMTQTGNIGMVGGFPIPEVNRLMHAFMAGVRETRPDATFQVSFIGSWFDPPKAKETAFAMIEKGADLLYAERFGVSDAAQERGILAIGNVIDTQSDYPDTVVASAIWHFEPTLQAALTRVADGTFKADNYGVYSFMKEGGCSLAPLGTFEGKVPQEALDMVAEKEAAIKAGEFTVEINDEEPKSS, via the coding sequence ATGGCTGCCAGGAAAACCGACACGCTCGACATCGCGCGCCGCAGGCTGTTGCTGGGCTCGGCCGGGGCCGCCGCCGCGGCGGGGCTGGGCCTTGGACCGCGCGGTCTTTGGGCACAGGAGCAGATTTCCGTCGCCGGCATCTATACCGTGCCGGTGGAACAGCAATGGGTCAGCCGCATCCACATCGCCGCCGAGGCCGCGCGCGAGGCGGGCCAGATCACCTATACCTTTTCCGAGAACACCTCGAACACCGACTATCCGCGCGTGATGCGCGAATATGCCGAAAGCGGCGTGAAACTGATCATCGGCGAGATCTTCGGGGTGGAGCAGGAAGCGCGCGAGGTCGTGCTGGACTATCCCGAAACCGCGTTCCTGCTGGGCTCGTCCTTCATGCCGGACCCGGCCTATCCGAACCTTGCCGTGTTCGACAACTATATCCAGGATGCCAGCTATCTTTCGGGGATCATCGCGGGCGCGATGACCCAGACCGGCAATATCGGCATGGTCGGCGGTTTTCCGATTCCCGAAGTCAACCGGCTGATGCACGCCTTCATGGCGGGGGTGCGCGAAACCCGCCCCGACGCAACCTTCCAGGTCAGCTTCATCGGGTCGTGGTTCGACCCGCCCAAGGCCAAGGAAACCGCCTTTGCCATGATCGAGAAGGGCGCCGACCTGCTGTATGCCGAACGCTTCGGCGTGTCGGACGCCGCGCAGGAACGCGGCATCCTGGCCATCGGCAACGTGATCGACACCCAGTCCGACTATCCCGACACGGTGGTCGCCTCGGCGATCTGGCATTTCGAACCGACGCTGCAGGCGGCGCTTACCCGCGTTGCGGACGGCACGTTCAAGGCCGACAATTACGGGGTCTATTCCTTCATGAAGGAAGGCGGCTGTTCGCTGGCGCCGCTCGGCACGTTCGAGGGCAAGGTCCCGCAAGAGGCGCTTGACATGGTCGCCGAGAAGGAGGCCGCGATCAAGGCGGGCGAATTCACCGTCGAGATCAACGACGAAGAACCCAAATCCTCCTGA
- a CDS encoding aspartate/glutamate racemase family protein has protein sequence MGKAMDDSTAPIGILMLDSRFPRLPGDMGHPATWPFPVAIRVVRGASPVRIVREGGDTLAALIAAARELVAEGAAGITTTCGFLSLYQDALADAVGVPVATSSLMQVELVNRLLPKGKRAGILTIAGSSLSRAHLAAARVPDGTPIGTTEGGREFTRVILNDLPEMDVDLARADNVEAARALAAAHPELGAIVLECTNMTPYAADIRAATGLPVYSIYDFVCWFRAGLSPARHLPAS, from the coding sequence ATGGGCAAGGCGATGGACGACAGCACGGCACCGATCGGCATCCTGATGCTGGACTCGCGCTTTCCCCGCCTTCCCGGCGACATGGGGCACCCCGCGACCTGGCCCTTTCCGGTGGCGATCCGCGTGGTCCGCGGCGCCTCGCCGGTCCGGATCGTCCGCGAGGGCGGCGACACGCTGGCGGCGCTCATCGCGGCGGCACGGGAGCTGGTGGCCGAGGGCGCGGCCGGGATCACCACGACCTGCGGGTTCCTGTCGCTGTACCAGGACGCGCTGGCCGACGCAGTGGGCGTGCCGGTCGCGACCTCGTCGCTGATGCAGGTGGAGTTGGTCAACCGCTTGCTGCCAAAGGGGAAACGTGCCGGGATCCTGACCATTGCGGGAAGCAGCCTGAGCCGCGCGCACCTGGCCGCCGCACGGGTGCCCGATGGCACGCCCATCGGCACCACAGAGGGCGGACGGGAATTCACCCGCGTGATTCTGAACGACCTGCCCGAAATGGACGTGGACCTCGCCCGCGCAGACAACGTCGAGGCCGCCCGCGCGCTGGCCGCCGCGCACCCGGAGCTGGGCGCGATCGTGCTGGAATGCACCAACATGACGCCCTATGCCGCCGACATTCGGGCGGCGACGGGCCTGCCCGTCTATTCGATCTACGATTTCGTCTGCTGGTTCCGGGCGGGGCTGTCGCCCGCACGCCACCTGCCCGCTTCCTGA